Proteins co-encoded in one Epinephelus moara isolate mb chromosome 11, YSFRI_EMoa_1.0, whole genome shotgun sequence genomic window:
- the wasf3b gene encoding wiskott-Aldrich syndrome protein family member 3b — protein MPLVKRNIEPRHLCRGELPEGIGSELECVMNNTLSAIIRQLSSLSKHAEDIFGELFNEANTFYLRANSLQDRIDRLAVKVTQLDSTVEEVSLQDINMRKAFKSSTIQDQQVVSKSSVPNPVKEMYNLSDKPPPLSILSSYRDDHKEALKFYTDPSYFFDLWKEKMLQDTEDKRKEKRKQKEQRRCVDGTLQREVKKVRKARNRRQEWNMMALDKELRPDHRHTIHRDRGASSEGSMSPENRGHGPDQHHYPNVMNHAGHAHTYSGPPPSVLAAQMASGHGPRGGSEHDARGRAMMAYQGGTLGRVHHHQVPLPPPPTEAMNGGSMSLPPMDYSMDGYANTGPPPPPSAPLIPSAQTAFASPPGGPMPLPGAGGFAPPPPPICGAQAAPPPPGPPPPPIPAGASHSTTRKMSSSAPAETSVVNDARSDLLAAIRMGIQLKKVQEQQEQQAKREPVGNDVATILSRRIAVEYSDSEDDSELEENDWSD, from the exons GTAAACATGCGGAGGATATATTTGGCGAGCTGTTCAACGAGGCCAACACCTTCTATCTGCGTGCCAACTCTCTCCAGGACCGCATTGACCGGCTGGCCGTCAAGGTCACGCAGCTGGACTCCACCGTAGAAGAAG TTTCCCTACAAGACATCAACATGAGGAAAGCCTTCAAGAGCTCCACCATTCAGGACCAGCAGGTGGTGTCCAAGAGCAGCGTGCCCAATCCTGTCAAAGAGATGTACAATCTGAGCGACAAGCCTCCACCACTCAGCATCCTCTCGTCTTACAG gGATGACCACAAGGAAGCACTCAAGTTCTACACCGATCCCTCCTACTTCTTTGACCTGTGGAAGGAGAAGATGCTGCAGGACACAGAGGATaagaggaaagagaagaggaagcagaaG GAGCAGAGGCGCTGTGTGGATGGGACGTTACAGAGGGAGGTGAAGAAGGTCCGAAAGGCGAGGAACCGTCGGCAGGAGTGGAACATGATGGCTCTGGATAAAGAGCTGAGGCCGGACCATCGACACACTATACACCGAGATAGGGGGGCGTCCTCTGAGGGCTCGATGTCACCAGAGAACAG GGGTCACGGTCCCGATCAGCACCACTACCCCAATGTCATGAACCATGCTGGCCACGCCCACACCTACTCCGGCCCACCGCCCAGCGTCCTGGCTGCCCAGATGGCTTCAGGGCACGGCCCTCGTGGAGGAAGTGAGCATGATGCTAGAGGCAGGGCCATGATGGCCTATCAGGGTGGGACACTGGGCCGTGTTCACCACCACCAGGTCCCGCTGCCTCCTCCGCCCACTGAGGCTATGAACGGTGGCTCCATGTCCCTTCCTCCAATGGACTACAG TATGGATGGCTATGCCAACACCggcccccctcctcccccttcaGCCCCTCTCATCCCCTCAGCCCAAACTGCCTTTGCCTCACCTCCTGGAGGTCCAATGCCTCTGCCCGGCGCTGGTGGCTTCGCTCCACCTCCACCGCCTATATGTGGAGCCCAGGCAGCTCCACCACCTCCTggccctccacctcctcccatCCCAGCTGGTGCCTCCCACTCCACAACCCGCAAGATGTCCTCCTCTGCACCTGCTGAGACATCAGTGGTCAATGATGCCCGCAGTGATCTGCTGGCTGCTATACGTATGG GTATCCAGCTGAAGAAAgtgcaggagcagcaggagcagcaggccaAGAGGGAGCCGGTTGGAAACGACGTGGCCACCATCCTGTCGCGACGCATCGCTGTGGAGTACTCCGACTCTGAGGACGACTCCGAGTTGGAGGAGAACGATTGGTCGgattaa
- the usp12a gene encoding ubiquitin carboxyl-terminal hydrolase 12A, whose amino-acid sequence MEILMTVSKFASFCTMGANASALEKEIGSEQFPVNEHYFGLVNFGNTCYCNSVLQALYFCRPFREKILAYRSQPRRKENLLTCLADLFHSIANQKRKVGVIPPKKFITRLRKENELFDNYMQQDAHEFLNYLLNTIADLLQEERKQDKTNGRLANGTLDSQNNNSNATPAPTWVHEIFQGTLTNETRCLTCETISSKDEDFLDLSVDVEQNTSITHCLRGFSNTETLCSEYKYYCEECRSKQEAHKRMRVKKLPMILALHLKRFKYMEQLQRYTKLSYRVVFPLELRLFNTSGDATNPERLYDLVAVVVHCGSGPNRGHYIAIVKSHDFWLLFDDDIVEKIDAQAIEEFYGLTSEISKNSESGYILFYQSRD is encoded by the exons ATGGAAATCCTAATGACAGTCTCCAAATTTGCCTCTTTTTGTACCATG GGCGCCAATGCCTCTGCTCTGGAGAAAGAGATTGGATCTGAGCAGTTTCCAGTCAATGAGCACTACTTTGGCCTGGTCAAT TTTGGAAACACCTGCTACTGCAACTCGGTGCTGCAGGCTCTGTACTTCTGCCGACCATTTCGGGAGAAGATATTGGCGTACCGCAGTCAGCCTCGGCGGAAGGAGAACCTGCTCACCTGCCTGGCCGACCTGTTTCACAGTATCGCAAACCAGAAGAGGAAAGTGGGCGTCATACCACCCAAGAAGTTCATCACACGGCTTCGCAAAGAGAATG AGCTGTTTGACAATTACATGCAGCAGGATGCCCACGAGTTCCTGAACTACCTGCTCAACACCATCGCAGATCTGCTCCAGGAGGAGCGGAAGCAGGACAAGACCAATGGCCGCCTTGCCAACGGCACATTGGACTCtcagaacaacaacagcaatgcCACACCCGCCCCCACCTGGGTCCATGAGATCTTCCAAGGCACTCTGACCAATGAGACACGCTGCCTCACCTGTGAAACG atAAGCAGCAAAGATGAGGACTTTCTGGACCTTTCTGTGGATGTCGAACAGAATACCTCCATCACACACTGCCTCAG AGGTTTCAGTAACACAGAGACACTGTGCAGTGAGTACAAATACTACTGTGAAGAATGTAGAAGCAAGCAGGAGGCACACAAGAG GATGCGTGTTAAGAAGCTGCCAATGATCCTGGCGTTGCACCTGAAGCGCTTTAAGTACatggagcagctgcagcgcTACACAAAGCTGTCCTATCGTGTCGTCTTCCCCCTGGAGCTCCGCCTCTTCAACACCTCTGGGGACGCCACCAATCCTGAGAGGCTGTACGACCTGGTCGCCGTGGTGGTGCATTGTGGGAG TGGTCCGAACAGGGGTCACTACATTGCCATTGTGAAAAGTCATGACTTCTGGTTGCTGTTTGATGATGATATTGTAGAG AAAATTGATGCACAGGCCATAGAGGAATTCTACGGTCTCACTTCTGAAATCTCCAAGAACTCTGAGTCAGGCTACATCCTCTTTTACCAGTCCAGAGACTAA
- the gpr12 gene encoding G-protein coupled receptor 12, which yields MSEEPPVTPSWLTPDPTAWASGGGGPMDNSTSLGTFPDALPPSQLPLLVNPWDIVLCSSGTLIACENALVVLVIWQNPALRAPMFLLIGSLALADLLAGLGLVLHFTCAYLLHSDSAQLLTVGLVVASFSASVFSLLAITIDRYLSLYYALTYNSERTAAFTYTMLVLLWGLSLCLGLLPVTGVNCLAEEATCSVVRPLTKNNIAVLSVSFLLLFGLMLQLYVQICKIVMRHAHQIALQHHFLAATPHYVTTRKGVSTLAIILGTFAACWMPFTVYSLIADYTYPPLYTYATLVPATYNSVINPVIYAFRNQEIQKALWLVCCGCVPASVAQRARTPSDV from the coding sequence ATGAGTGAAGAGCCACCAGTCACCCCCAGCTGGTTGACCCCTGACCCCACAGCATGGGCCAGCGGAGGCGGGGGACCGATGGACAACAGCACCAGCCTGGGGACGTTTCCGGACGCTCTCCCGCCCAGCCAGCTGCCCCTGCTGGTCAACCCCTGGGACATTGTGCTGTGCTCATCTGGGACTCTGATAGCCTGTGAGAACGCCCTGGTGGTGCTGGTGATCTGGCAGAACCCGGCGCTCAGAGCTCCCATGTTCCTGTTGATCGGCAGCCTGGCGCTGGCCGACCTCCTGGCCGGCCTGGGCCTGGTGCTTCACTTCACCTGTGCCTACTTGCTCCACTCCGACTCGGCCCAGTTGCTGACCGTGGGTCTGGTGGTGGCCTCCTTCTCTGCCTCCGTCTTCAGCCTGCTGGCCATCACCATTGACCGCTACCTGTCGCTGTACTATGCCCTGACCTACAACTCAGAGCGGACAGCGGCCTTCACCTACACCATGCTCGTGCTGCTGTGGGGCCTCTCGCTGTGTCTGGGCCTGCTGCCGGTCACAGGGGTCAACTGCTTGGCGGAGGAGGCAACATGCAGCGTGGTGCGGCCGCTCACAAAGAACAACATCGCTGTGCTGTCCGTCTCCTTCCTGCTGCTCTTCGGCCTCATGCTGCAACTCTACGTTCAGATCTGCAAGATCGTGATGCGCCACGCTCACCAAATCGCCCTCCAGCACCACTTCCTGGCTGCCACACCCCACTACGTCACAACACGGAAGGGCGTGTCCACGCTGGCCATCATCCTTGGTACCTTTGCGGCCTGCTGGATGCCATTCACTGTCTACTCCCTAATCGCTGACTACACCTACCCTCCGCTCTACACCTACGCCACGTTGGTGCCTGCCACCTACAACTCTGTCATCAACCCGGTCATCTACGCCTTCAGGAACCAGGAGATCCAGAAGGCGCTGTGGCTGGTGTGCTGCGGCTGCGTGCCTGCCAGCGTGGCCCAGCGTGCACGGACCCCTAGTGACGTCTGA